A single genomic interval of Terriglobus albidus harbors:
- a CDS encoding sulfite exporter TauE/SafE family protein: MPAYLTTHGHYLWLILASFIAGVMNALAGGGSFVSFPAMLAVGVPPIQANATNTVAIWPGQLTSLAALREDLRRDTAWVVVVASVIGGIGGAIILLHTQQQTFLHVLPWMLLAASLLFGVSGHISRWLRNRSEHPHLEHKVPALYVLLCLLPVTFYIGYFGAGAGFLIMTVLALFGVEEMNQLNSLKVLGACVSNFSAVVTFIVRGAVVWHFCLVAMIFAGLGGWLGARYARRMNGNVLRALVVIIGCAVAGWFFYRNAI, encoded by the coding sequence ATGCCCGCTTACCTCACCACGCACGGCCACTATCTCTGGCTGATTCTTGCATCCTTTATCGCAGGCGTGATGAACGCGCTCGCGGGCGGAGGCTCGTTCGTCTCCTTTCCGGCGATGCTGGCGGTGGGCGTGCCTCCCATCCAGGCGAACGCAACCAACACGGTGGCTATCTGGCCGGGGCAGCTTACCTCGCTTGCCGCGTTGCGTGAAGATCTGCGGCGCGATACGGCCTGGGTTGTAGTTGTCGCCTCAGTGATCGGCGGCATCGGAGGAGCGATCATTCTGCTGCACACACAGCAGCAGACCTTTCTGCACGTGCTGCCGTGGATGCTGCTGGCGGCATCGTTGCTCTTCGGCGTCAGCGGACACATCTCCCGCTGGCTGCGCAACCGAAGTGAGCATCCGCACCTCGAGCACAAGGTGCCGGCGCTTTACGTGCTGCTCTGCCTGCTTCCGGTTACTTTCTATATCGGCTACTTCGGCGCGGGCGCGGGGTTCCTCATCATGACGGTGTTGGCGCTCTTCGGCGTGGAAGAGATGAACCAGTTGAACTCGCTCAAAGTCCTCGGCGCGTGCGTCTCGAACTTCTCCGCTGTGGTTACCTTTATCGTGCGCGGAGCGGTGGTCTGGCATTTCTGCCTGGTAGCGATGATCTTTGCCGGACTGGGCGGATGGCTTGGCGCCCGCTATGCCCGGCGTATGAACGGCAACGTGCTGCGAGCCCTGGTGGTCATCATTGGCTGTGCCGTCGCCGGCTGGTTCTTCTACCGCAATGCGATTTGA